A single window of Intrasporangium calvum DSM 43043 DNA harbors:
- a CDS encoding cupin domain-containing protein has product MSLTTQSRGSAPTRRPSALPRLVSVPVDEFASDHWGRQPLVSLGADLAGGFEDLFSLEAVDELVSRRGLRTPFVRVAKNGQTLPDSAFTAGGGVGAGIADQVSDDKLLRLFADGATIVLQGLHRTWAPVSDFVAALAEDLGHPVQANAYVTPRQSQGFNDHYDVHDVFVLQVAGEKHWRIRLPVHLWPTRDQPWTAYRERVGQAAAEPPLLDVTLRAGDCLYLPRGFLHSATATEEVSAHLTLGVHTWTRAHLAEALVAEAMHALVDAESERAPLPLGVDVGNPAGVADEVTRLREVLAGLVEGIDPDRVAARLGRQARAAARPGPLSPVAQARRALQLGPDDVIRLRGFVRPEVIDGPDGGAVVQSRAGSLTVTADERPAIETLLAQGEAPVSTLGLDLARRLLTAGLAL; this is encoded by the coding sequence ATGTCCCTGACCACGCAGAGCCGGGGGTCGGCGCCGACGCGTCGACCTTCGGCCCTGCCGCGGCTCGTCTCGGTCCCGGTCGACGAGTTCGCCTCTGACCACTGGGGCCGACAGCCGCTCGTGTCGCTCGGGGCCGACCTCGCCGGAGGGTTCGAGGACCTCTTCTCCCTGGAGGCGGTCGACGAGCTCGTGTCGCGGCGCGGGCTGCGGACTCCGTTCGTCCGGGTGGCGAAGAACGGGCAGACCCTGCCGGACTCGGCCTTCACCGCGGGTGGGGGCGTCGGGGCCGGGATCGCCGACCAGGTCAGTGACGACAAGCTGCTCCGGCTCTTCGCCGACGGTGCGACCATCGTCCTCCAGGGCCTGCACCGCACCTGGGCACCGGTCAGCGACTTCGTCGCAGCGCTGGCCGAGGACCTCGGGCACCCCGTTCAGGCCAATGCCTATGTGACACCGCGACAGAGCCAGGGCTTCAACGACCACTACGACGTGCACGACGTGTTCGTCCTGCAGGTCGCGGGCGAGAAACACTGGCGGATCAGGCTGCCCGTCCACCTCTGGCCCACGCGGGACCAGCCGTGGACCGCGTATCGCGAGCGGGTGGGTCAGGCTGCTGCTGAGCCTCCGCTGCTCGACGTCACGCTGCGGGCCGGCGACTGCCTCTACCTGCCCCGCGGCTTCCTGCACTCCGCCACGGCCACGGAGGAGGTGAGCGCCCACCTCACGCTCGGCGTGCACACCTGGACGCGGGCGCACCTGGCCGAGGCTCTGGTCGCCGAGGCGATGCACGCTCTCGTGGACGCCGAGTCGGAGCGCGCTCCCCTGCCGCTCGGCGTGGACGTGGGCAATCCGGCTGGCGTTGCGGACGAGGTCACCCGCCTGCGTGAGGTGCTCGCCGGCCTGGTCGAGGGCATCGATCCCGACCGCGTCGCCGCCCGGCTCGGACGGCAGGCCCGTGCGGCGGCCAGACCCGGTCCTCTCAGCCCGGTGGCACAGGCACGTCGGGCCCTGCAGCTCGGCCCCGACGACGTGATCCGGCTGCGCGGCTTCGTCCGGCCGGAGGTCATCGACGGTCCGGACGGCGGTGCAGTGGTCCAGAGCCGGGCCGGGTCCCTGACCGTCACTGCCGACGAGCGGCCTGCGATAGAGACGCTGCTCGCGCAGGGCGAGGCTCCTGTCTCGACCCTCGGCCTCGACCTGGCCCGCCGCCTCCTCACCGCCGGCTTGGCCCTGTAA
- a CDS encoding type II secretion system F family protein, with the protein MASVYIGVGLIAVAVFGLVLALSFGSGGPTGVAKSLAMIEGVVTQRSAVKTELDAKDRLVEPIFNRAQRIATVLSPQGTSDRLARGLERAGNPSPWTAERVMGAKGVALLIGLLLGVAYGGFSLRGFVFALGFGGAAFWLPNLLVYNAALRRQEQVATGLAEALDMLTVCVEAGQGFDAALVQVARSTDGPISGEFARVLSEVQIGKSRSEAFAGLGDRVSLSDVKNFVSAIIQADKLGIPIASVLREQTAAMRLSRRQRAEEKAQKVTVKILFPLLLCIFPAMFVVILGPGIIRMITTLFGGNLL; encoded by the coding sequence GTGGCGAGTGTTTACATCGGCGTCGGCTTGATCGCCGTCGCAGTCTTCGGCCTTGTGCTGGCTCTCAGCTTCGGCTCAGGCGGACCAACCGGGGTGGCTAAGTCTTTGGCCATGATCGAGGGAGTCGTCACCCAGCGCTCCGCCGTCAAGACCGAGCTTGATGCGAAAGACCGCCTGGTCGAGCCGATCTTCAACCGGGCGCAACGGATCGCCACGGTCCTCTCGCCACAAGGGACGAGCGATCGGCTGGCTCGTGGGCTCGAGCGGGCGGGCAACCCCTCGCCCTGGACTGCCGAACGCGTCATGGGAGCTAAGGGCGTCGCATTGCTCATAGGCCTGCTGCTAGGTGTGGCTTATGGCGGATTTTCCCTGAGAGGCTTCGTCTTTGCACTGGGGTTCGGTGGAGCGGCGTTCTGGCTGCCCAATCTTCTCGTGTACAACGCCGCTTTGCGGCGGCAGGAGCAGGTGGCCACCGGCTTGGCAGAGGCGCTGGACATGCTCACGGTCTGTGTGGAGGCCGGTCAAGGCTTTGACGCCGCGCTCGTCCAGGTTGCCAGGTCGACTGATGGGCCGATCTCCGGCGAATTCGCGCGCGTCCTGTCCGAGGTCCAGATCGGCAAGTCGCGTTCTGAGGCCTTCGCCGGCTTGGGTGACCGCGTGTCCCTATCAGACGTCAAGAACTTCGTGTCGGCCATCATCCAAGCAGACAAGCTGGGCATCCCGATCGCGTCTGTGCTTCGCGAGCAGACGGCTGCGATGCGTCTCTCACGTCGTCAGAGGGCGGAGGAGAAGGCGCAGAAAGTCACGGTGAAGATCCTCTTTCCCCTGCTGCTGTGCATCTTCCCAGCGATGTTCGTTGTGATTCTCGGGCCCGGTATCATTCGAATGATCACTACACTCTTTGGCGGCAACCTCTTGTAA